A single genomic interval of Bos indicus isolate NIAB-ARS_2022 breed Sahiwal x Tharparkar chromosome 5, NIAB-ARS_B.indTharparkar_mat_pri_1.0, whole genome shotgun sequence harbors:
- the WASHC1 gene encoding WASH complex subunit 1, with amino-acid sequence MTPTGTQHSLAGQTYAVPLIQPDLRREEAIQQVADALQYLQKVSGDIFSRISQRVELSRSQLQAIGERVSLAQAKIEKIKGSKKAIKVFSSAKYPAPERLQEYGSIFMGAQDPGLQRRPRHRIQSKHRPLDERALQEKLKFFPVCVNTKPEPEDEAEEGLGGLPSNISSVSSLLLFNTTENLYKKYVFLDPLAGAVTKTHVMLGAETEEKLFDAPLSISRREQLERQVPENYFYVPDLGQVPDIDVPSYLPDLPGVADDLMYSADLGPGIAPSAPGAIPELPTFHTEVAQPFKPDLEDGVLTARPPPPPPPPPPPAPAVLMSVPPPPPPPQAPPGQPAKGDDSGGASPSAPVQGAPKEVVDPSSGRATLLESIRQAGGIGKAKLRSVKERKLEKKKQKEQEQVRATSQGGDLMSDLFNKLAMRRKGISGKGPGSGASEGPGGAFARMSDSIPPLPPPQQPPGEEDEDDWES; translated from the exons ATGACCCCCACGGGGACCCAGCATTCCTTGGCCGGTCAGACCTATGCAGTGCCCCTCATTCAGCCAGACCTGCGGCGAGAGGAGGCCATCCAGCAGGTGGCGGATGCCCTGCAGTACCTCCAGAAGGTCTCCGGAGACATCTTCAGCAG gATCTCCCAGCGAGTAGAGCTCAGCCGGAGTCAGCTGCAGGCCATCGGGGAGAGGGTGTCCTTGGCCCAGGCCAAGATCGAGAAGATCAAGGGCAGCAAGAAAGCCATCAAG GTGTTCTCCAGCGCCAAGTACCCTGCCCCTGAGCGCCTGCAGGAGTACGGCTCCATCTTCATGGGGGCCCAGGACCCCGGCCTGCAGAGGCGTCCCCGCCACAGGATCCAGAGCAAGCACCGCCCCCTGGATGAGCGGGCCCTGCAG GAGAAGCTGAAATTCTTCCCCGTGTGTGTGAACACCAAGCCAGAGCCTGAAGACGAGGCTGAGGAAGGGCTGGGCGGACTCCCCAGCAACATCAGCTCTGTCAGCTCCCTGCTGCTCTTCAACACCACCGAGAACCT GTACAAGAAGTACGTCTTCCTGGACCCCCTGGCCGGTGCTGTCACCAAGACCCACGTGATGCTGGGGGCCGAGACAGAGGAGAAGCTGTTCGATGCCCCTTTGTCCATCAGCAGGAGAGAGCAGCTGGAGCGGCAG GTCCCAGAGAACTACTTCTACGTGCCCGACCTGGGCCAGGTGCCAGACATCGACGTACCGTCCTACCTGCCTGACCTGCCAGGCGTGGCCGACGACCTCATGTACAGCGCGGATCTGGGCCCTGGCATCGCCCCCTCTGCCCCTGGCGCCATTCCCGAGCTGCCCACCTTCCACACGGAGGTGGCCCAGCCCTTCAAGCCAG ACCTCGAGGATGGGGTGCTGACGGCACGCCCACCGCCCCCGCCACCTCCACCGCCTCCCCCAGCTCCAGCCGTGCTGATGAGTGTCCCCCCACCTCCGCCCCCGCCACAGGCCCCACCAGGACAGCCCGCCAAGGGGGACGACAGCGGGGGTGCATCCCCTTCAG CCCCGGTCCAGGGAGCGCCCAAGGAAGTGGTTGACCCCTCCAGTGGCCGGGCCACTCTGCTAGAGTCCATCCGCCAGGCCGGGGGCATCGGCAAGGCCAAGCTCCGCAGTGTCAAGGAGCGCAAGCTGGAGAAGAAgaagcagaaggagcaggagcaaG TGAGAGCCACCAGCCAGGGCGGGGACCTGATGTCGGACCTTTTCAACAAGCTGGCCATGAGGCGCAAAG GCATCTCCGGGAAAGGACCTGGATCCGGGGCCAGCGAGGGGCCAGGGGGAGCCTTCGCCCGGATGTCAGACTCCATCCCGCCCCTGCCTCCCCCACAACAGCCCCCGGGCGAGGAAGATGAGGATGACTGGGAGTCCTAG